gctttttttttcaaaattttattattactaatttattaatatttaaaacaaaaattaaaacaattaaaaatgagctaaaacaaactcaaaatttaatcctAATGGGCCCAATCATCGGGCCCATATGAGACCAGCCCGGCCCGAAATCCTACCCGggcaaaattcagtgattacaaaTATATGATAGtgatataaatagaataaaattatgcatgcaaaaaggtTAGATAAATcgtcataataataataataatagaaatagtAATCATGAAgtttgagaataaaaaatagaacaaaatagaaaaaacaatggaaaagaaaaataaaaataaaggagtaaaaaaataaaataaaaacacaaaactaaactaaaaacaagacatagacaaaaaaaaaactagattgtccttgaaaaaaaaatatttgaaacgAAATAGGGGCTGagattgtaaaaaataaaataaaaaataaaaaataaaagaaaaaggtgcaaagggctaaattgaagtttaataaaaaaatcgagGTAAAAATTGCAAGTAAAATGAAGGAGAGGGCTCAATTGAAAGGCGCAAATAATTTAGAAGGACCCATCGGGGCAATATCCCCCATCCTCTGAAACGTGCCATTTATTAGGGTCAAATAGAAACTGAAGTAAAATTATgagtataaattaaaacaataaaaaaataaaaagaactgAATTGAAACGACTGAAAAATACAGAAGGGCCTAATGCGCAAATACACCATCAAAGTGAAACAAGCGGATCCTTcccctgggtcgggtcaccgcgcgggtcaaagggctgaaacgacgccgttttgggtgTCAGAAGCCAaacccaaaacgacgtcgttttgaggtgcttatataagttaaaaaaactaaaaaaaaatcatttgtaacttcatttttaaaaaaatctttctcTTCTCTCTCAACTCCCTCTCAGCCCCTAGAATCCGGCTAGCTTGGGTCGCCGGACCACCGTGGCGGCCGTCGGTTGCCGGCGACGGCGGCGCCGtctgcggtggccgaaaaatgaaaagtcataatttttttatttttccgtCCCCGAGCCCATGGAACGCCGATTTTCATCGGAATCGGCACATCTCTTGCAGGAAAGGTATGATCTTTACCCTTTTACTTtcgatttattttaaaataaaaataaaaaaataagtaaataaataagtaagCCAAAAAAAAACTACCTTTGAAAAAGATCGATATTTGAACTgatttttcttgatttctttttGATTCATTCGTCAGTGTGTCCAATATACATAGATTCGGGTCTTTATATAGCCCAAAATTTCCTACTTTTTCTACTTTTTTACATTGTTTGTGTTGTTGTTGGACTCTACTAGTCCTTTTGCAGGCGAACGTGGCGGCACACGCGGAGAAAACGGCGCGGGTGAGGGGCTGCGGGTTGGGGGCGACGActactgttttcttttttttttttttttgcttgggGTTTCTCTGCTGTTAggtttaggttattttaggcTAGGGTTAGTTAGTTTTTGGGCCTgtttttgggtttgggtttttgggtttgggttttttatttcttatttggcctttatttggttcattttggattgggccaaaattggcctattacacaTTTTTCGTGGAAGATCTCTTAAAATGCAAGACGATAGTTGTTTTTGGATGAGAGTTGTTCCTAAATGATTGTTTTGACTTGTTCCTAACGTGAGTTGTTCTCAATATAAAGGTTGTTCCAAATAAGAGTTGTTTTGTTgtgatattttttttggtaatatttgttttgaataacgactcttttgggaaaaaataatttttctaaatacaAATTGTTCCAAACAATGGTTGTTCTAAACATATAGCCATTCCTAAATACTATTATTCTAAACAAGAGTTATTCTCAAATAACAATTGTAGGGCCCAATTTTTTGCCCGCCCGcttatacatgaaatttgatttaacgtgtaattgtatatatgaactttattttaatacaattatatgtgtaaaactttaattgtggtttaaatatatacttaaaactTTAATGTTGCTTCAATCCTAcgtatttaaagaaataaacttatttatttttatattagataaatataattatttatgtatgcgatatataaacataaaatgatgttatattaataacggtgttaataatttacaagaattggatcaaatcaaaatttcatgaatacaattgcacattaaaccatagttcatgtataattttggttCATATCCTTTTTGAGTTTGAGTCAAAAGTAAgcatttgattattttgatcggtttgatttttttttaatttaactgaCTTAATCGgccataatataaaataattgaactGATCGACTAAGATATTGTTAACCGATTTAATGAAACTGACTAAGATGTCATTAATTGGGTTTGGGTCGGTTTTCAAGTTGGGTTAGGTTAGATAATTGGATTTTAAGTTTGggtaatttaaattatatcacacattacaaatatatttaaaataatttaaaaataataaataaatataagtcaGTTAAGTTgatcaattcaattataaattttagtcaTCGGTACTCCACTGTCCAAATCGACAAaactgaattaattaaaattaatcaaatcgtCAATTAAGTCGATTAAATCAGTCATAACTGAATAATACTCTTTCCTAATTTGAGTTATTTGGATTTTGTGGTCAAATTTTAAGTCGGAACAATTAGaattaagttcttttgaattcaaattagtCTAAATTagagtcattttcattttggatttgaatttaactgttaaaaataatgatgtcaactaaattaaaatttagataattttttaaaattgttttgagCAGTTTGGAATATTGGGCGTTCGAGCTTCTGGTACTATTAGCAGGATTGATGCCTAATTCAGAAGTAACTACTTCCTTGATTGCCATGTGGTATGCTTGCCTTTTAGGGGTGAATCCAGAAAATCTTTGTGAGGGGccgaaatgaaattttaatttttaatagtttatatctttataatttttaaatgattaaattaaaattttttaattttaaggggttaaagtgtaattttatctttattaatttaaaacttttcattttaaggaGCCAGGCCTTACGAGACCCTGGATTTGCCTCTGCTTCCACTTTTATACTTTTCACTGGATCCATTTAAAGATTTCAAGATTAATGGAATttgagtaaaatattttatttcagtGTGAATACAGAATCAATTGCGTACATGATTACTTACGGACTTAGTGCTGCAGCAAGGTgagttcaattttattattatcttaattaatttacgGATTTTAAGCTAATTTAATTGAAACAACATGAGGGTTTCGAATGAATAGGGGGCTGAGAATCCGAGGAAGGCAAAGACCGCCATGGCTGTGTCACTCAAGCTTTCAATCCTTCTCGCTCTAACAGTGGTTGTTGCATTAGCATTTGGGCATAACATATGGGCTGCTTTCTTCACCAACACTGCTTCCATTATTAACCAATTTGCTTCAATCACACCCTTCCTTTTAATCTCCATTACCATCGATTCTTTTCAAGGCATCTTATCAGGTAATTtcagaaacaaaaaacaaacaatttagTGAAGAAATggaaggattaaaatgaaatgaataaaatgttgcAGGGGTGGCCAGAGGAAGCGGATGGCAGGTGTTGGCTGCGTGGGCCAACTTGGGgaccttttatttaattggaatGCCAGTTGCAGGGCTTCttgcttttaaatttaatctttatgcTAAGGTGAGTGTCTCAGCTAGATATCAGTTTGCCTgctctaattaatttattccatttaattaaataaattatttaaaaaatataatttcttttttcgtAAGTCGTCtggttaaataattttgttctcAATCTTTCCTTAATTATTCACATTTTAATggaatttaaccttttttttatatatattttttctttcatcagGGTTTGTGGATAGGGTTGATATGTGGTCTTTCATGCCAAGCTGGTGCCCTCCTGCTTATTACTTTGTGtagaaaatggactaaaattGAACTTTCCTAACAAATTAATGTTGAACCATAGTTCAATCTTAACTAATCTTCATACTTTATGAGTATTTATTTGTCGAGacttatttaaaatagtgaatttgaaatttaaatgattcGAGTTTGTTGATATGTTAAATAAAGGAGGGAAAGGATTTTCTAGTGAAGAAGCAAGGAAGAAGATCATGGAATGGAGTGTCTAAAGTGTCGTTCCTTAAagagtatttttaaatttatatatatatagggaaGTTTTTCGAGTTAGATTCCGgatgaaattatgatatattttattataattgtataataatgttcaaattttgttatgtttttttgttcTAATATTGGAGAtccttttaataaaaagtgactagaaattataattggatatttacaaatttttaaataaattctcttgatttacctaaataagttttcttattattatttgaatgattaaaatagCAATATTctttgaatattattttcaccTACAAATTTACATCCACAATGACTGTGGGTTAAGTTAATTTGACTCGgtcaatttaaaattcaaatgtcttataaatattttatgtaaggTTTAATGCTGTAAAAagtctttaaattttttcaaaaaaggtaattaagtttatgttttttttttcacttaattgggtacttgaattttcaaaatgcataaaaaaggacttcaaatttttcaaaaaaagcaattaagcttttactctcttttttttcccactcaattgggtacttgagcTGCAAAATGCATGCAAAAGGCcgtcaaactttaaaaaaaaaaaaccaattacgCTCCAGCTTTTATTcccactcaattgggtacttgaactatcaaaatgcataaaaaagcctctcaaacttaaaaaaaaaaaaaacaattaagctcttgttcttgttttttattttgcattcaATTGAGTACTTCAACAgctaaaatgcataaaaaagacCATTTGACCGTTAACTTTAACGTTAACCGTTAAAATTAACCGCTCCTAATTTATTTCAGTTAAAGCCACCATGTGTCACAACCATTGTGTGACATGtggtaaaaaatgataaaaaaataaaaatcaataaaatttataaaaataattaaattttaataaaaatatttaaaattgattaaaaatagaataaaactataaaaataataaaattataaaatatatagaactgtaaaatatataaaaatgtaaaaattataaaattattccataaaaattataaaattttataaagcaagaagaaaattataaaaatataaagaaatataaatttataaaaaattataaaattatcataccaaaagaagtattttataatttttctataactcttattaatttttaattttatcatttttgtcgCATGTCACGTTGTGTTGTTACACATGATGGCTTtatctgaaaataaaaaagaagaaatctaACGGTTaaagttaatgtttaaatggtccttttggtacattttatatttttttatgatttttataaaagtttacaatctttataaatttttttacaatttttataattttttactaataaGAATAGGATTTCTTACTAATAATTCTGCCTTTGTGGATCCCACCAGAGACTTCATAATTTGCCTGTTTTTATCTTCACTTTCTTCTTACTTCTTCTTCActgcttttaatttgtttcgaTGTCCAAGTTCTATCACAAATTTTGAAGCATCCAGTGAAggtaattttctttcatttccttaATTCATGGCATGCTTTTCTTTGCTTTGATTATCTGCAACTGTTATAGCAGCTAGCTTTGTAAGATTGTCAAGGAACTCAACTTCACTGCTTCCTTTTCAGTTCTAATCTCTCAGCACTTTTCAGCCACGGTAATAAGATCTGAAGCAATTATTCATTGCCAACTTCAACGATTTTGTTTTGATGTCCAAGGTCTATCACAAAATTTCAATCATCCTGTCAAGCTAATTATCTTTCATTTCCTTAATCCATCACATGCTTTTCTTTGCTTCATTCATGACTTTGCAATGATTGTTGCTGACTATCTGCTACTCTTAGCAGCTAGCTTTGTAAGACAGTCAACTTCACTGCTTCATTTTCAGTTCTATTCTCTTAACACTTTTCAGCCACTAAGTCAGGTAATAAGATCTGAAGCTATGATTTCCTCTACTGATTATCAACAGTTTTAGACTTTAAGATAAGATGATCAGCAGACATAATCTACTCTAGATTGAAATTAATACAGAAAGAGCTACCTAGAAGCAATATAATGTTGAAATCTCATACTGTTAACATTTTAACTCTTAATATTCTGTAATGAACTGTTGCACACTTGAATCTAGCATTTTATATACATCGAGAGCTTAATTCTGGTGACCAGAATTTCATCATGTTTCTGTCTGCCACCCATCCATAGCTCCATCTAATAAACGCCATTGCTTGAAACTTGCATTCATGCTTACACTGACATATCAATACTTCATAAAATATCCAATTCATTCACAGATTTTCATTCTCTGCTACTGTTATATATGATTGCATTGCAGGGACATGGCAATGGAGTACGTAGAGCCTGTTGTCGGTATTGCATATTGTCTCGGAACTCCTGTTTGTAAATATTTGCAATATCACAGAAAGCTGAACGATTATGTGAGAAACTTCAAGAGGATCAGAGATGAATTGAATTGCAAAATGGAAGATATAGAGCTGCAATTGAAAGCAGAGCTTCTTCGTCCTCTGGGGAAGATACCGAAGAAGGGAGTTGAAAATTGGTTGAAAGCTGTGAAAAAGATGATTAGGGAAGCACAAGTTGTTGAAAACAAAGTCAGTAACGGAGATATCTCTGTCGTACTTGCAACGGGAAGCTGGTTGATGAAAAGACTCGAgaaatgaaggaatttcttaATAACGCTCCT
This sequence is a window from Gossypium raimondii isolate GPD5lz chromosome 5, ASM2569854v1, whole genome shotgun sequence. Protein-coding genes within it:
- the LOC105766470 gene encoding protein DETOXIFICATION 18-like, which codes for MAVSLKLSILLALTVVVALAFGHNIWAAFFTNTASIINQFASITPFLLISITIDSFQGILSGVARGSGWQVLAAWANLGTFYLIGMPVAGLLAFKFNLYAKGHGNGVRRACCRYCILSRNSCLYRAAIESRASSSSGEDTEEGS